The DNA region CTCAAAGCCAGATTTTCAGTTAATTGTGTAGCTGTATGTGTGGCTGTGACAACCACTAGACTAGAAATACACAAACCATGGAGAAAATGGGTGAAAACAGGTTGTTGTGCTAAATTGATTTCTGAACAGTTACAAAAACACTGTTTGTGTATTTTACCATTGCTAAGACAAGACATCACTCTTTTACAGATGCCAAATCTCAACCAAGTGTTCAGTTTCCAAAATCTTTAATAAAGCTTCCACCAAACCACAACATTACAAATGTTACAGCCTATCTGACAGTACCAGAGCAATTTTTGAAAGTGGACAGCTTTCTCTATACAGCAGGAATTCTTCTCAATAAATCAGGTAtgtaaatacagtatttaagtGTTTTCCCAAGAAGAAGAAATCTTCAAATTGTAACACATATGAGGACATAGTGTTTCAGCGTGTGAGAAGGCCACTACATGGCTTGTTTGAACTTGTCACTGTCCTTTAATTTTcattgaattaaaataataagatATTGATATCTTGACTTAcctattttaaaacttttcttatcTATATTTTACCTCTGTAAATGTAAAGCGTAAGGGAATGAGCATTGTTTCTCCCCTTTGAGTTCTTCTTTCAATGTCTGGcatgtgttttaaattattcatataCTCCTAAAGGAATAAGCTTCCTTTCAGGGCATGTGGAAGCTAATTGATATCTGATGCACAAGGAGTTTTCTCACAACCAGCTCCTAAGGGCCTGCATAGATTTAACATTATTCTGGTATTTACTAATTCTGTTTCAGCGGCTTTCACCATCCTGTCGTTTTGTGCATTCTGAAGTATCTGCGTAGtgtaaggaaaacaaaggaaacaaactttCAGGTTGCATTGTAAAGCTTTTTATATGAAATGTTTCCTCTGAGTGCTTTGAGCCTTATGATTAACTATTCGGTTAATTATAACTGCCAAATTAGGAAGTTAATCCTTACAGGAAAGTTTAAGAGGACTGCTCAACTAAGGAGAAATTCAGCAGTCATATTTGCATATGTCTTCAGTTTTGATTCAACGTTACATATATAGCAATTATACAAAACTCCTCATATTATCTATATTTCACATAGGTTAGCTTTTTTGTAATCAAATCATCTGAGGGGAAGAACCCTTTTTCTCCCACCCCCAAGCAAAGTTTTGCCTAACTATTGGTTCTACAGTCAGCATTGAACGTGTATTTCAGAagtctgtttctcttttagAGATATGGTATAGAAAtaactgggttttattttaatcacaagatttttaaaagtccaGAAGAGATGTTGATTTTTACTTGACCAAGTCGGTGACAGCTGACTGTGTAGCTTGATGTGAATGAGGGCTTGCCTTTAGTTAGAGGATAGATTCTTAattctaaatgtttttctttaaaatacactaTGAACGGAGAATTACAGGCAAGGTATTTCTCATATTCAGGTTTCAAAAGCATGGAATTGGCTCCTCTTGCTGCAATATGTGTAAACGTTCTTTTGACTGGGAAAGAACTGAAAGTAAATGGTCCCATTCAGATTACGCTTCCTCTTCCCACAAGTACTGTAAAATCAGGAGATGCTATACCTGCATGGACATTTGATATGAAAACAGGTAAGTGGACTACATTATTTGTTATTCTACCTTTTAACACAGGTGTATAGTTTTGGGCACATGACATTGTGTGTCATGGAACAGTGATGGCACTAAATATATGAGGTGGTGATAAATAGTCATAATTTTTCTTAGTGGTTCTGTATTGGTTTTTGATTGACTAGCTCGAGTTGTTCAAAGGAATTTCCCTGCTTTCATTGGTTCAAAAAGCTTTAGTAAAATTCATTAGCATTCCTATTGAACaaattttaacataatttttattttcatgggaGGCTAGGGATTCAGGTAATGTACCTTAAAAGGTGATGTTAAATTTTAAACCTGGTAATTTTCTGAATGCCACCTTAGAGGAAAACGAATCGGAACTGAGGATTTGGATGCTTTTTTCCTAGAGTATAGCTCTAAAGATCCTTTGGCGCAGAAAATGGAATAGATATTACTTCAGTTAACAAAAGCAATTCATAAAGTGAAATGAAGGGGAAGTAAGAGTTATCAAAGGGAACAACACAGTTCTTAGAATATGCATGGGAAAAAGGGGCTGGGGATTAGACATTCCGGACCTTTTGTCATCTCTTCATGTCTAATTTTAGTCAAGAGTGAGTAATGAGCTGCATACACTTATCCCATTTAGATGTCCTGTATTAGGTGTGTGTGCATGACCGTACTGATTGTCTTACATTGTACCTTACACTTTCCATCACACTTCATCTTGAAATAAGCTAGTGAGTGCAGAGGGTAGTGTCTTACTCCTTATTAAGGCAAAAAGCTGTTATTCCACTGTTGGAAGTACAGGAGAGGACATACACTCACAAAGTTTTGTTTACATGTTCAAGAAATAAACTTACCATCTTAATGAAGAACAAAGAACATTAAAATTTGGCTAGGTCGTCTCTTGCGAAAAGTGTGTATAGGGTAAGTTTTAATATAGAAGATAATACACCTAGAAGACTTCAGAGAGGTAACTGGCGATTAAAGCATTCTTCATCAAAGAAAGAGTTTTAGTCTGATATGGTAAAATAGAACaaaaggttttaatttcttgctACCACAgccacttctgccagctcctgtgctCATCTGTACCTATGCTGAGCTGTTTTAACTcaataaacagaaaactagGTCAACAATGTTACTAAAACAAAAAGTTGACAGAGCTAGAGCAGCTCTGTCACATGGTTGGGTTGGGGTATAAAGCAGCgtaaggggtgtgtgtgtgggggggtaTGCAGGTGTTGAGGGGCCTACTCAACATGTCCCCTTAGGCATGTTGGCACTGAGGGCAGAGCAAGAACAGGAGCATGGCATGCTGacccaataaaaataattacaacagACATTCTTTTCCTCTTAGACGAGGTGTACTCTGATAGAGGTTCcataaaggtaaatattttgtgATGGGTGCTCACTGAGGCATAGTGTTTGCATGGAGCCTTCACTGCTGGCAGAGGAGATGACAAGGAGAACTGCggagaaggagggagaattGTGggggctttttcttcctcttcctcatctctTCTCTACCATGAAAATTTGCAACTGTATTCGCTGTTCTAGATGTTTAATCTTAAACatgtttcttgtatttttacCTTTGATCTGACACGTGCAAAGCGACTTTTTTGTAAGGAAATGGAGTAATAGCAAGGCATTCCTTAGTCAAGGTTCTGGTGACTGGGGACAGCTGAACATCTTAGCCCACCAGCAAGCATTCGAGACTGTCCGTAAGTAGCAGTAGGCCCTCATCGGAGCTGAATGGAGGGCTACCACTGCACTGAATAACGAGGCTCTGGCATCCAAGATGTTGCATGTGGGATGTCCCCAACAAGATGTTGACACGCACTTAAATTCTGAAGTCCTTGCGTAATATGTCATAATGATAATAACCAGACCTTCAGTGTCAGCATCGATAGTGGTAAGAGAACGGGTCTGTGTTTGGTGTTGCGTAGACTGGTCCACatgcaccagaaaaaaaagacagaaactgcTTTCACATGTCTGTCTGTGCAGTGTTTGTGGGATTACTTGAAGTGTAATAGTATTGAGGCTGTTCCTGGAAAATAAGCTTTGTAATTATATTCCAGCTGCCATAGGTGCAGAATTTGTTGATGTATATTGAATGTGGCTTCCTTCTTACTAAATATTTTGCCTCATTAGTACTGAAAGTACTTTGTGGATTTTAATACAATTACAAAAAAGCAAGCTTGCATTGCAACATTAAATTGAGAACAATATCCTTCTGTTTGAATGGCAGTAAATCATAGAGAATATGTGCTTACTCATAAAtcactttttaatgtttttctttggaCTGTTTTCTATGGAATATATTGGGGAGGAGATAGAATTTACTGAAGCGGAGGACAGCAAAGATTATATATAGCTtcttacagatttttcagtCAAGAGAACTTCTGGAGATCTATATTATTTGGATTTTGCCTTTTAtatgtgttttgtgttttattttatctgccTAACAGTAGCCCACTCTCTGTACTTGTAAAACAATAGTTTTGCAGTGTAGTGACATCTTACCTTAGAGTTGGTAGGACAGAGAATTTGAGGGTCTGTTGTTGTTGCCTTCATACCAGAGTTAGGGATGGAAGACTGTTCCAGCTGGTCTTGCTCCTGAGTCTGGACAAGTGGTTTTTCAAGTAACTAAGAAACCACCTCTTTCAGGGCTCTAGGTGGTTTCCTGCTGCTATTGCCCTCTGCCAGCCATCACAAGTACCAGGAGAAGGCTGCAAGTTTTACTGCAGATGATATTTTGTGTATGTCTGTGCGTGTGCACGTGTGGCATATGTCAGTTCTCATCTTTATCTCCTGTCTTATTGATATTTCCTTTGATTTGCTGTAAGAAGGGTCCTGGAGGAAAGTTGAAATTATAGGGCTTATATGAATTATACTTTTTGTATGCTTtgattattgtttttaaaaagctggtGGTTCTCCCTCCTCAATACTTGCAGTTTGAAAATGTAAGGTTGTTTATATgggttgttttctgttgttacaATTTCACAGATGGCCCACAATAAATGTGTTCAAGTGCATTAAGTATAATTCTGTCTCTTCTACTGCATGCTTTATTAATTGTAGAGACTGGCATACCATAATACCTTTGCACAGCCAAACAGATGGTGTGGAATCTGTGTCCTCGCAATAGACCTTCCTTGTGCTAACTGAACTGTTCCTGCCtgggggcaggaaggaggacaGAAACATTAAAGACAAACATTGATTATCCTGTTGTAGCCTATTAGATGAAAATGCTTTCCCACTAAGTGCTGCTAGCTAATGTTAAACTGGTATTCGTATGCTTTAATTACCTGCttcttgattttgatttttttcagtctttgccTTCATACATGCTTACGTTCATAtaataggattttttaaattatttgtgtgCATATCTATGAAAGACATTTGTTAACAGAAAAAGTATTATATTAAACTAATTCTGGTAAGTAATGTTGATGCTTTGTTTCAAAGTGAATGTCCACACAGGGATATTTGCAATGAAATTGTCAAGACACAAAGTTTGCATGTTTAGCTAAAGCTGTGTAATAATAGTGTATGGGCCAGAAGTTTCAGTTTTCCTTGTGACCTTGTGTATTTTTGTTAATAGTTTAGATTTGAGGTATGGAGGAATCCTGCACAGCATGTGcaatattttgtccttttttttcttttttttctttttttttttccccaggtgcTTGGGTAAGCCGTGGGCTAGGAATGGTAAAGGAAGCAGATGGTCAATTAGTATGGACATACACTGCTCAACACTTAGGCTACTGGATAGCAGCTCCACTGCCTGGAACAAGAGGTATTGCAACTACTGGCAAAGAAATTACTGAGTAACCTAAGTAACAATGTATTACAAGGCTGTCAGCCTGATTGTTTTATTTAAcaacagaaggggaaaaatgacACAATAATTTCAACAGTTGGATAACTTCTGCTTGAATCCTGATAGTGTGCCTTTGTGCATATAACCACAGAACTTAAAATGCTATAGGGGACAAGTCCAGACTGTATTTGAACTTGTATGTTTATACTATAGCCATCTTTTGGAAGAAGCCTGCAAGGGAACTGTGATTATGAAAATCTAAAAATTAGTGGGACTATAGCCCTTACTGTTGACGCTCATGTATGACAGGAGgaaatacagcaagaaaattaGTCCTGGGCAGAACAGTCCCAGTGGATTCTGTTTTCCATAGACATGTTGCATGTTTTGTAAATTCATATGAAGGGTGAATATGGATTCTTCATATgaattcagcatttaaaaacagataaCTCTTTCTGTCAGAAGCATTAAATAGGAAATTTAGACCATGTTTCTAAGTCAGCCTGGGCAACTAATACAAATGTAATTTGACTGTAATTAAGTGGATGGTAAGGCTTTAGTACTTGAGATGAACCATTGTAGCCActatttgtgtattttctggtttgctgAAATAGCAAGGTTAACTGGGAAGGATGAACATAGTGTCATAGAACACAAAATCACAGGAAAAGTACGGTTTATTAGCTACAGCCCTGCATATCAAGTGGAATGACTTGTTTTTGAGAACTAATtctgttctgattttgtttgattgtttaGAATCCATTATTAGTGCGGTTTCCAAGGACATAACAGCCTATCATACAGTGTTCCTTACAGCCATACTGGGAGGTACTGTTGTCATTATCATTggattttttgctgttcttcttTGTTACTGCAGgtaagcaaaaccagaagctcTAATAATCTCAGCATGAATGAAATTTGATTGATCAAATAGTCTTTTGAGGTTGAGACATGTTCCCTCAGCTAAACTATAATGTGTAGtttaatatttcttcaaaaattacAGTTACTGCTGTACTGAACTTTGTGACGTCGTATTACACTACAACTTCTTAACCAAAATATAATCTTCAGTCTAGTATGCTCTGCAGTCACCTTGCATCTCTTTTGCATAGGGATAAATGTGGTCGGACACAAAAGAAGGAGAAGAATACAACTAAGCTGGAGGTCATAAAAAAAGACCAGACAACATCAACAACTCACATAAATCACATCAATGCTGTCAAAGAATCTTTCAAGTTGAAGGAGAAGTCACAGTTATATACACCGAAGACTTCTTCATACAGCCCTCAAAGAAGGATGTCCATAGACACAGAAGATGGAAAATCACGAGACAATTTTAAAATCTACACAGAGGATGCTCCTTATCAGTCGTCCTGTCAGACTGGTCAGCCAAGAAATTCAGCCCATTCGTTGGAGCCCAATGCTGGAGTTAGGCATTTACAGCAGCCGATGCATAGTAACACTGCTATTTCCCAGGCTCCTAGGGACATCCAAGACCAAAATAGATACCTTTCACTGAAAGAGGAGATGTATGGGCTTTCCCATATCCCAGAACATCTAATGCATATTTACAATCAACCTATTGCTATTCTTCAAACCTCTGACCTTTTCCACTCCCCAGAACAATTACATCCTGCTAAATCAGCAACTCTGCCAAGAAAAGGGCAGTTAGTATATAATCCCATGATGGAACCCATGAATCGTGATGGTTACATGCAAACATTACCGAAAATGCCAGTGCACTGTCATCCGCAGCCTTCTGTCTGCAGAGATGAAAACAGTACCTTAGATAGTGAAGAGGGCTTACCTTCTCAAACGTCAAACTGGGGCCGGTACACTAATAGCTTACTGGAATCTGTCTCCGTTCCTGGGACATTGAATGAAGCAGTTGTAATGACTCCATTTTCATCTGAACTTCAAGGTATTTCAGAACAAACATTATTGGAACTCTCTAAAGGAAAACCATCTCCGCATCCTCGAGCATGGTTTGTGTCCCTGGATGGAAAGCCAATCGCTCAAGTGAGGCATTCTTTCATAGATCTGAAGAAGGGCAGAAAAACAGAGAGCAATGATACCAGTCTGGACTCTGGTGTGGACATGAATGAGCATCATCCTAGTAGGAaactggagagagagaaaactttcattaaaaatatgctgCATTCTAAGATCCTTTACTTGGAAGATCTGGATCTGAGTAGCAGTGAAAGTGGGACCACTGTTTGCACTCCAGAGGACCAGGCTGTG from Falco biarmicus isolate bFalBia1 chromosome 8, bFalBia1.pri, whole genome shotgun sequence includes:
- the FAM171B gene encoding protein FAM171B isoform X2, which encodes MPGTCGRLSSLLLGLAAALLMGRPPPAAAAAATLPQQQRAALPGGAPAAAAASGSVFTLKVQVNDIISHQYLQQAVVEVFVNYTKTNSTLTGNNGAVLIKVPYKLGLSLTIISYKDGYMLTPLPWKTGRMPIYSSVTLSLFPQSQANIWLFEDTVLITGKLSDAKSQPSVQFPKSLIKLPPNHNITNVTAYLTVPEQFLKVDSFLYTAGILLNKSGFKSMELAPLAAICVNVLLTGKELKVNGPIQITLPLPTSTVKSGDAIPAWTFDMKTGAWVSRGLGMVKEADGQLVWTYTAQHLGYWIAAPLPGTRESIISAVSKDITAYHTVFLTAILGGTVVIIIGFFAVLLCYCRDKCGRTQKKEKNTTKLEVIKKDQTTSTTHINHINAVKESFKLKEKSQLYTPKTSSYSPQRRMSIDTEDGKSRDNFKIYTEDAPYQSSCQTGQPRNSAHSLEPNAGVRHLQQPMHSNTAISQAPRDIQDQNRYLSLKEEMYGLSHIPEHLMHIYNQPIAILQTSDLFHSPEQLHPAKSATLPRKGQLVYNPMMEPMNRDGYMQTLPKMPVHCHPQPSVCRDENSTLDSEEGLPSQTSNWGRYTNSLLESVSVPGTLNEAVVMTPFSSELQGISEQTLLELSKGKPSPHPRAWFVSLDGKPIAQVRHSFIDLKKGRKTESNDTSLDSGVDMNEHHPSRKLEREKTFIKNMLHSKILYLEDLDLSSSESGTTVCTPEDQAVRHIMDGGNGPVIEQRDEEGLRRKTISGGHEPAVSSAKKRDRLSITKRDSKTNIWKKREERPLIPIN
- the FAM171B gene encoding protein FAM171B isoform X1; its protein translation is MPGTCGRLSSLLLGLAAALLMGRPPPAAAAAATLPQQQRAALPGGAPAAAAASGREQVPANWHTFPCRKDSCVGTKGSVFTLKVQVNDIISHQYLQQAVVEVFVNYTKTNSTLTGNNGAVLIKVPYKLGLSLTIISYKDGYMLTPLPWKTGRMPIYSSVTLSLFPQSQANIWLFEDTVLITGKLSDAKSQPSVQFPKSLIKLPPNHNITNVTAYLTVPEQFLKVDSFLYTAGILLNKSGFKSMELAPLAAICVNVLLTGKELKVNGPIQITLPLPTSTVKSGDAIPAWTFDMKTGAWVSRGLGMVKEADGQLVWTYTAQHLGYWIAAPLPGTRESIISAVSKDITAYHTVFLTAILGGTVVIIIGFFAVLLCYCRDKCGRTQKKEKNTTKLEVIKKDQTTSTTHINHINAVKESFKLKEKSQLYTPKTSSYSPQRRMSIDTEDGKSRDNFKIYTEDAPYQSSCQTGQPRNSAHSLEPNAGVRHLQQPMHSNTAISQAPRDIQDQNRYLSLKEEMYGLSHIPEHLMHIYNQPIAILQTSDLFHSPEQLHPAKSATLPRKGQLVYNPMMEPMNRDGYMQTLPKMPVHCHPQPSVCRDENSTLDSEEGLPSQTSNWGRYTNSLLESVSVPGTLNEAVVMTPFSSELQGISEQTLLELSKGKPSPHPRAWFVSLDGKPIAQVRHSFIDLKKGRKTESNDTSLDSGVDMNEHHPSRKLEREKTFIKNMLHSKILYLEDLDLSSSESGTTVCTPEDQAVRHIMDGGNGPVIEQRDEEGLRRKTISGGHEPAVSSAKKRDRLSITKRDSKTNIWKKREERPLIPIN